One stretch of Zingiber officinale cultivar Zhangliang chromosome 6B, Zo_v1.1, whole genome shotgun sequence DNA includes these proteins:
- the LOC121992388 gene encoding abscisic acid receptor PYL8-like isoform X1: protein MEEEYVQRYHRHEPGDNQCSSTLVKHIRAPVHLVWSLVRRFDQPQKYKPFVSRCVAQGDFEIGSVREVNVKSGLPATTSTERLELLDDKEHVLSVKIVGGDHRLKNYCSIITVHPVVIDGRPGTLVIESFVVDVPDGNTKDETCYFVEALINCNLKSLADVCERLVAQPKVQHMTDKVRGEHEACRMKCQDLDK from the exons ATGGAGGAGGAGTACGTGCAGAGATACCACAGGCACGAGCCCGGAGATAACCAGTGTAGCTCCACTCTCGTCAAGCACATCAGGGCTCCTGTCCATCTC GTTTGGTCATTGGTGAGACGATTTGACCAGCCACAGAAGTATAAACCCTTCGTAAGCAGATGTGTGGCGCAGGGTGATTTCGAGATCGGCAGTGTCCGAGAAGTAAATGTCAAATCGGGGCTGCCGGCCACAACCAGCACGGAGAGATTGGAGCTACTAGATGACAAGGAACACGTCCTCAGTGTTAAGATTGTGGGAGGAGATCACAGACTAAAG AATTACTGCTCCATTATCACTGTCCATCCAGTGGTGATTGATGGGAGACCAGGCACTCTGGTCATAGAATCCTTTGTAGTCGATGTGCCCGACGGCAACACCAAGGACGAAACCTGTTACTTCGTGGAGGCGTTGATTAACTGCAACCTAAAATCTTTGGCCGATGTCTGTGAGCGTTTGGTGGCACAACCCAAGGTGCAACACATGACTGACAAGGTAAGGGGGGAACATGAGGCTTGCAGGATGAAGTGCCAAGATCTAGATAAgtga
- the LOC121992388 gene encoding abscisic acid receptor PYL3-like isoform X2, translating to MEEEYVQRYHRHEPGDNQCSSTLVKHIRAPVHLVWSLVRRFDQPQKYKPFVSRCVAQGDFEIGSVREVNVKSGLPATTSTERLELLDDKEHVLSVKIVGGDHRLKNYCSIITVHPVVIDGRPGTLVIESFVVDVPDGNTKDETCYFVEALINCNLKSLADVCERLVAQPKVQHMTDKLEKKVVFGG from the exons ATGGAGGAGGAGTACGTGCAGAGATACCACAGGCACGAGCCCGGAGATAACCAGTGTAGCTCCACTCTCGTCAAGCACATCAGGGCTCCTGTCCATCTC GTTTGGTCATTGGTGAGACGATTTGACCAGCCACAGAAGTATAAACCCTTCGTAAGCAGATGTGTGGCGCAGGGTGATTTCGAGATCGGCAGTGTCCGAGAAGTAAATGTCAAATCGGGGCTGCCGGCCACAACCAGCACGGAGAGATTGGAGCTACTAGATGACAAGGAACACGTCCTCAGTGTTAAGATTGTGGGAGGAGATCACAGACTAAAG AATTACTGCTCCATTATCACTGTCCATCCAGTGGTGATTGATGGGAGACCAGGCACTCTGGTCATAGAATCCTTTGTAGTCGATGTGCCCGACGGCAACACCAAGGACGAAACCTGTTACTTCGTGGAGGCGTTGATTAACTGCAACCTAAAATCTTTGGCCGATGTCTGTGAGCGTTTGGTGGCACAACCCAAGGTGCAACACATGACTGACAAG CTAGAAAAAAAAGTGGTGTTTGGTGGATAG